The sequence below is a genomic window from Silene latifolia isolate original U9 population chromosome 7, ASM4854445v1, whole genome shotgun sequence.
CATTGGACTTTAATGTCCTCAACAGGAGCCGAGATTCATCTTAACCACTAGGCACAGACATGTTTGGTAGGTAAGAAGACCACTTTGACAAGCCCTATTTTGTGATTACAAAAAGGCATAAATAATGTTTATTCAAGGTCCAGGATGGCGGTAGTCCCCTATAATCTCCTGACTCGATCACTGCATAAAGTCACAAACATAACAAGTCTTGTTTCGTTCATGTACGCATATTCAGAGAAATTAGTGGTTAATGTTGAAATCGGTTAACCAGCAACCATGAAGGAATTAAGACAGTGATCTGACATTGATTTCTACCAAATCGGGCCAAACCCATATCACAAATTTGGTGATGACAGGATCCAAAGATACCTAACATGGAGAATGATTGCACCGTGCAGATGGTCTTCCCCACTTGAAGACGACGCAAACCGGACATTCTGAATGATTGATTACTGATTAACTACCTATTTTCTGCCACATGTTTTTAGCTGGCATTTGGCAATATATGATACATAGCCTTAGTATAGCTATTCCTGAAAGGGactcttttttatttttattttaaattttgatGGTGTGTGTGTGTCAATATCAAgcattatttttcatttttttagatGTTTTGTTTCAGCTTAATCCATCTAACGATATCAATATTTGTCATCCCGAGTGTTTCTAAGAAAAACTTGCTCTGTATGACGGTATATGAGACAATACTGAGACAGTGTCATATGTGAGACCAACCAAATTATCCTTTCATGATCCTAAATAagactcttttcttttttttattaggatattaaatataatcgtttggCCTCAACCATCACATCACCTATAGGCTATAGGTGATGGTTGAGGTCCAATCAATATTTTTCTCCACTGACTGAAGCTTTTCTATCTGTTTTACAGGCGATATTCGAGTTTCTGCCTAAGTCGCAAAATCTCAACTTTCCCCTTCCCAGTTTTCCCAAAAAAGATAACAGGGAATGCGGAAAAGATGTGCTTGACATCAAAGGATTCTCAGTCTGAATTCACTTTGTATCCATCTCTACTAAACCTACCCTTATCTACCACagataataactatcacaacacAAGAACTGTAATCTGTTTCAAGGCGTTCATGCCCACTGTTGCCAGAAATATCGCAGATTTTCTTATATCTACATATGAGCTCTGTGAAGATGGTTGACCTTGACTGTGTTCAACATAGAGCTGATTAAATACTGTACATATAAATGTTAAATATTATTTGTCTGTAAATATTTGAGTCAACTAGATGGGGGATAAAAAGGGTAGTGTCCTAATGCAGCGGTATGAGCAAGGAAAGATACTCGGGCACGGTACTTTTGCAAAGGTCTATCAGGCTCGAAACATTGAGACTGGAGCAAATGTGGCAATCAAGGTTGTCGACAAAGAGAAGGTTCTGAAAGTTGGAATGATTGAGCAAATTAAGCGGGAAATTTCAGTGATGAGACTTGTTAGGCACCCTCATGTAGTGCAATTATATGAAGTCATGGCTAGTAAAGCAAAGATATATATTGTGATGGAGCATGTTAGAGGCGGGGAGCTCTTTGATAAGGTAGCCAGAGGTAAGATTAAAGGTGATATTGCTAGGAAGTATTTTCAACAGTTGATTAGTGCAGTTGATTATTGTCATAGCCGAGGCGTGTATCACCGAGATTTGAAGCCAGAAAACTTGCTTCTGGATCAGAATGAGGATCTGAAGATTACCGACTTTGGGCTCAGTGCATTAGCAGAGTCCAGACGGCAAGACGGGCTGCTGCACACAATGTGTGGGACTCCTGCTTATGTGGCACCAGAGGTAATTCATAGGAAAGGGTATGATGGAGCAAAAGCTGATATATGGTCCTGTGGGGTGGTCTTGTTTGTGTTGTTAGCTGGGTATTTGCCGTTCCAAGATTCGAATTTGATAGAGATGTATAAGAAGATTGGCAAGGCGGAATTCAAATTCCCGAATATGTTCCCATCGGATGTAAAGAGGTTGTTGCTGAAGATCATGGACCCAAACCCGAAAACCAGGATTTCCATTGCCAAGATAATGGAGAATTCTTGGTTCCGAAAAGGGTTTGATTCTAAACTCTTGGAAAATCGGCATGAGAGTGACGCATATAAGACAGGATCTGTGCAAGATGATGATTCCATGTTTGGCCCTTGTTATAACCTGAATGCTTTCGACATCATCTCCTTCTCAGAAGGTTTTGACTTGTCAGGTTTGTTTGAGGACAAAAGCCAGAAAAAGGAGGTGAGGTTTAGCGCAAGGGAGACTGCCTTGACAATCATTTCTAAGCTTGAAGACATATCCAAGAAGTTGAAGCTTAAAGTGAAGAAGAAAAATGGCGGAATTATGAGATTTGAAGGATGTAAAGAAGGAAGAAAGGggattttgtgttttgatgctgAAATCTTCGAGGTCACCCCGACTTTTCACATGATAGAGTTGAAGAAATTGGGAGGCGATACTCTAGAGTATTTGAAGGTTGTGAGACAGGAGATGAGACCAGCTCTTAAGGACATCATTTGGACATGGCAAGGTGAGCAGGAGACATAGTCATCACCTCTTCTTCCTATTTTCGAGCCTGCTCTTTCCCTACCTTAGTTTATCTATTGCATCTAAATTTCTATGAAAAAAATCATACTAATGTACTTGTGTAATACAGGAAACTGCGTGTATTTCTTATATTACTGTACTTAGTAATGTATACTTGTCGTATTACAATGTAGCAGTGTAAATTATATGGTATATTGTTGGTCAACTATGAAGACGTACATTCAAGCGTCGAAGCCAAATAGAATGAATAGTCATGTGAAAAACATCATATCTCTTGGGAGGATTGTTGATAACAAAATGGCGTTGCACTTGCTTTACTCCCTCGTACATCTTAACATACTTATCATAAGGTATGTCCATCAATATTTTCTTAAGGTTTGGTATCTCACTCACAGAGACTCGGACTGAAAACTCGTCCCAATCTAGAACATCACTATACGGAAGAATGTAGTTTTGGGAGATCAACACCGGAACACAGCCTGTGTATATTGCTTCTACAACTCGAGGGCTAGCAACTTCAAACCCACTTGGGCAAATGCAATACCTGGCTTTACTCATCATATCGCGGTATGAAAGTTCCTTAGGGAGTTCTTCGTAAATTTGCAAGTCTCTGTCCTGGTCTTTCCAATGCGTGAGGAGCCCTGGCCTAATGTGGCCGTGCAACCGCCCGGCAAAGAAACCGAGGATGGTTCGTTCAGATGGGGGCGAGCCATGGGTTAGGCCATCAAGTTCTCCTGTTACTAGATTGATTTCGGGAATTGGTACGTCTTTTCTTGGGTTGAAATTCTCGGATGTGTTAGCATTGCATAACGCTCGTATAGAATGGAAGTATAATAGGGGATGGTACCATGTTGCTCTAGGTCCCTGCAAATGCATAAAAataaacatttaaaaaaaaaaaaagacccgTAGGATAATTTTGATGCTAATAGGTTTCGAATCTAGGTCGTAGTTGTCACCACTCAATGATATAAACTACGGAGTACATAGTACTAATTAAACTGGCTGATGTTTTCAAAAAAACTTTGAATTATTTGTCAAGATTGCATCATAAAAAATATAGAGAAATCATAATACCCAATCATGGCAAGAAAGCATGAAGTGATCAGCCCCAAGG
It includes:
- the LOC141592004 gene encoding CBL-interacting protein kinase 2-like produces the protein MGDKKGSVLMQRYEQGKILGHGTFAKVYQARNIETGANVAIKVVDKEKVLKVGMIEQIKREISVMRLVRHPHVVQLYEVMASKAKIYIVMEHVRGGELFDKVARGKIKGDIARKYFQQLISAVDYCHSRGVYHRDLKPENLLLDQNEDLKITDFGLSALAESRRQDGLLHTMCGTPAYVAPEVIHRKGYDGAKADIWSCGVVLFVLLAGYLPFQDSNLIEMYKKIGKAEFKFPNMFPSDVKRLLLKIMDPNPKTRISIAKIMENSWFRKGFDSKLLENRHESDAYKTGSVQDDDSMFGPCYNLNAFDIISFSEGFDLSGLFEDKSQKKEVRFSARETALTIISKLEDISKKLKLKVKKKNGGIMRFEGCKEGRKGILCFDAEIFEVTPTFHMIELKKLGGDTLEYLKVVRQEMRPALKDIIWTWQGEQET